The window gccctaaaaaaaagacacagcaGGAAGCAAACATGCAGATGATGGATGTTTCTAAACGTGTTCTGCTGCACACAAGTTAGTTCCACGGCAGTCCTGCAGGTGGTGGTAACACACTGCAAAGTAGTTGACAACTGTGCTAGCATGCGCCTGCTTACGTCACATAGGGTATTCTTCTTCTCTTAACAGTTAATCTGTCTTTTGGGATGATTGTTGCAaggaaagccaaagaaaagcgCCGATGTCTTGTGTGAAATGCATAACTGTTGTTGAAACCTGCGCTTTACAGAGCAGTTTTTTGGCCGAAATTTAAGCTGCggattattagtttttttttattggtccacggtgttttgtacaaataaaatattgcTAATCTTAGTAATGTAATCGTACGTTTGGGCTAAGAAGTTCCTCCCTCATGCAGAACACGGAGACTACAACCCTTTCGACGGGCCGAACGGACTGCTGGCTCACGCCTACCCGCCCGGCGACGGCATCGGAGGGGACACTCACTTTGACGAGGATGAACACTGGACCAAAGACTCATCAGGTCACTGTGCTCAAACTTTATTTAACGTACAATAAGTGATGTTCGGGGAAAAAACAGACCGATAAATGTAGGTTCTCTCCTCGCAGCATACAACCTCTTCATAGTGGCGGCACACGAGTTGGGTCACGCCCTCGGTATGTCCCATTCCACCGACCCGGGCGCCCTCATGTACCCCATCTACGCCTACGCTACAGGGTACCCGCTCGCTGAGGATGACATCGACGGCATCCAGGCCCTCTATGGTGATGACTCAGCATAATCCACCCACGCTTGGTTttgcttgttgtgttattaaaacATTTGGTCTAAAACGCAGGCCCCAACCCAAACCACAGGAAAGTGAAGCCGAAGCCGGACGCCCCCAAGAAATGTGACCCCTCGTTGAGTTTTGACGCCGCGACGGAGCTCAGGGGAGAAACCTTCATCTTCAAAGACAAGTGAGTCCACACAGGCGTAACCCACTTCCACACGTGCGTAGATCACGCGCTGACACGTATTCCAAATGTGTGATTATGTTCGATCTCGCAGGTTCTACTGGCGCCTCCACCCCCAGATGCACGAACCCGAGCTGACACTGATCAAATCCACTTGGCCGTCCATCCCCAACAAGGTGGACGCGGCGTACGAGGACCCAGAGAAGGATCGGGTTTTGATTTTTAGCGGTGGGTTAGCATCATCAACACATTACAGCTAAAATGACAAAGCTTACGTAAAAGCCAAACCTGTGCTTTGTTGATTTGGGCAGGTATCCGCATGTGGGCTTTGAATGGATACAACGTGGTGAAGGGTTATCCAAAGTACATCCACACACTGGGACTCCCCAAGAGTGTGAGGAAAGTGGATGCGGCTGTTCACATCCGAGACACGGGGAAGACTCTCCTCTTTCATGATGAAGACTATTGGAGGTATTGTATCTGTActgtaatccctcttttatcgcggttaattggctccagacccgagcTCTAtaagcgaagtaggattcaacataaataaactaaatattttCCCAGTAAGaccatttatgactttctaaatatgatgtTTACCatcattacagccctctagacatgaaataacacccctattgtcacctttacactcttattactcaAAATAGGAGCTATAATCAgtgaaaataagccattaaacacaaaaataagactCATCCGCGTGTGTGTTTCACTAAATGTCTTATGAAGTGgcgttggggattcagagttgagttttagctggagtacggccacaacagcagCCTGTGATGATgacttattattgttatgttattattgtgcctgttgtgagataaatgattggggatgtccgataatatcggcataaaatgtaatatcagtcaatatatcagctaattgctgatgctgaatctattagcttcacaacagatatgtgtttagatagatactgtagctaCATAGGTagacactttattcatctccaagagaaattcatgtttccagcagctctgcaaaaacgtCATTATGAGCTTAATCATTTAATCACAAAGTAAAACAACCAAGTCAAGACATGGgagataagaaaatagaataagaattaataaataaataaataaatacggaacagatcacatcaaatGTGTCGTGCagcaatacataataaataataataacacagtataaggtaataagtccagtacTTCCACAACAGGAGATGTTACAGGTGATGTTACACATGTCGGTATCTGTTGATAGCGGAAATTGagagctggacaatatcggttatcggcaaaaaaaaaagccaatatcggacatccctaaaaataatattagcctgtttggcgatcaagtcttgtgcatgttagcattgtcaCCTGTTGGCCAGCGTAGCCTGCAGATCATTAACGTCTTGTATTGCCCTAAactgttatttgtattttagttcacttacagaaaattcttaatttaggccaataatacgtaacatttgcttaaatatgctttttttggggagaataataggccgtagtcaaccacaataaaaaaaaaaacgccatagagagagggagcgatgtttgaaccgcgatggagcgagtgATGACTTTATACACGCAAACTGGTAGATTCAGTAGTTTTATTGTTGCGTCACACGGCGCATAAACATTCATTTGTGCCGGTCTGAATTTCTTGCCAATTCGCCTATCCTTTCTCTGCTCCATGTGACAGCGATGCCCTCAGCCCCGTACAATTTGTCAATGAAAAAATCATATTGATTGAATTGCACTGAAGTGTAATAATGACAGTTGGAGTATGGAGGCAGACCCACAGATCAACTGGTTTAAGTGCGTCTGCCTTGCGAAActacagtgccatctactggctgAGATTGTAACTACAATTCCTTCCATCACTACTATACAATAATCCCTGTAATCACTGTTGATTTGTtccacagaaaacctgttttcgaccttctaaatacagcttttaacattattagagccctctcgacataaaataacacccatagggttacctttacacttgtatagcCCAATatggtaaacataataagagaaaataagccatttaagacataaataagactcgtgcttgtgtgtgttgctggaaaTGTATTAGgggagctgagctgagctgagcgggctgttttttccagcaatcaagcctggtgcttgtgtgtctcactgaacactacagtaaccttactgacaccagtgtggaatactacataccatcacGTCTTTggatgcgtcttttgaatgacttattttagtttatttacccatttttaaaaaaaagagcgaaGCGCAAAGTGTGGAGGAATTATTGTACTGTGTACGTGATCAGATGGCCCCAAATCTATAAAAGAGAGCGCAGAAGCGTTCCTGCGGCCCGCCacgaataaatgaatgtatgggaaacactgaacacCCTACTGAGAAATGCATTTTTCCAAATCATGTGATGATCCCAGGCTGGGTGAGCAATACTTAGATGGGTTAACGTTGAATATATTTCCTTTTGCActtctcctttttttgttttcatgactTCCAGTTATGATGAAGCATCAGGCACCATGGATAGTGGCTACCCACGATCAATAGAGAAAGATTTTCCCGGCATGGACGATGAGGTTGACGCCGCCGTTTATCACTACGGTATTGACTTACACTCAAGCGTGCAAAATTCTAAATGTTCGGCTAAAGTGATCCGTCTAACGattgtcattgttattatttgtcTTTTCAGGACACTTGTATTTCTTCCATGAGCATGTGCAGTATGAGTACAGCTACGCAGCGAGGAAGGTCATACGCATCCTCACAACCAATTCCATTCTCGGCTGCTGATGCCGCTTAAAAGCCCCAGTGACCCTTACTTAATTAGGGGGCTGTTCCAACTACTGGTAAAGATACATgcacattatattaaaaaagaGACCTTCAGCTCTACACCCCTATGAACCACATGCACACGGATAAAACAGTGTGCATTGGATCACAGTCGCAGCCTTAAATATTGTTGTCtttgaaacaaataataatCTCTAAAGCCGAATGGTTCAAAAGCGTCCCAGGAAACATCTCAGTGTGTTGTGACCTTGCTATGTCCTGTCGTTTTTCTTTAGCCTGGAAGCCAACATGGATTCTGtagaaatataattgaacagTTGGCCTTGGATGAGCCCTAGAATGTATTCTAGTGATTATCATTCAATCTGCTGGCCGCTGAAAATGCTTACACTGACTCGGGAGTGATCTCACAAGTGTAACCTTTCAAGTGAAGCCAGGATTATGAAAATATACCTTGTCGTCGTTAAGGTAAACGTAATGATTTGCAGACATGTCATGGTtgctaaatacagtataatggaAAGCCATAGGAATGTAATCGCAAAATGAACATGCTTATTCACAAAAGTGCTGGACACAacaacatttcttctttttattatttattttgtttgtttgagatGTTTAGTTTAACTGCAAGTTTGTCCGGCTGGCCTGTAAGCTCAGTTTTCAAAGTGTATTAAATGAAGTGTGAACACTTTTTAGTGTGTGTTTCAATTGCCCTGTCATGTGCTTGAACTGCTATTggttgtcagtgttattcaatAAAATGGCTTAACATGTGTTACCAGAGCCGCTCCTCCCTACGCGCGCAAAGGATGCGCATCGCTGGCATGAGGCGGGAGAGAGGAGTGATTAAACCACACACCTGTCACttcctggtggtgtaatggtacagctgctgccttttaaaaCAGagggcatgtttttttttggttttaattcAGTTCCATTGTTGTTTTGCACTATCAATTGATACTATTATTTTGGTATTacttcaaaacatgcatctgaGCCATAATCATATTTAAAAAGCTTTTCATGAGTCAGTCAGACGTGGTGATGACAGCTTCCCAGGTTTTGTAATGGGGAAGGGTTGCTCTCATTTGTCtatttcaggggtgtccaaagtgcagcccgggggccatttgtggcccttagctgtgattttatcagcccgcagcgcagtctaaaaatgtaatttaacaaggaaacttaaaaaaaaaaaacagcagcaaaaatgggaaaatcaaagTCGAAATGTTAAGTAAAGAGTTGGAATCTagcaaagataaaaaaaaagccataatctcacaagaataaagtcatagtaggaggaaaaatgtcattttagtagcatgaagttgaaatattaatgaaaaaagtttatttggtgttctttttttcaaaaacaatgaataaaattgtacattttggaaacttttgtaacatgggaataaagtcaaaatattaggaggagaaaatatacaagaagaaagttgaaatatttggaaaattatacaaaaaaatatcaatagcagaaagtcaagtcaaaatattaagagaaaaaatagttttctaatgagaaaaaagttgcaattttattagaataaacttgaggaatgaggaaaaataccattttagtaacaatgttgtaataataataaaaaatacattattgttttaaaagatataacgttataattatgaggagaacctttacaagaggaaagttgaaatgaaatagttggaaaattgaaaaaaaaaacagcagaaatggaaaaaagtcataaccgaatgaagaacaaaagtcgcaattttacaagaataaactcatgttatgggaaaaagtcgtttttagtagcatttcacctctattacaaagctgaaatgctgtTTTGTCTCGAGCTacatataacgtcttagcatatctctatgtgttgctttacaaaatatcaaagtggcccttgcatcctttcatttttcagtacgtggccctcgctggaaaaggtttggacacccctggactattTTATACTGCACACACTCTCAAAGACACCGGGAATTCTTATTTGAGTTATTTGTAACACCAAAAGAACGACATGTAAATGTATCTCATAAATTCTTAGACTAAAACTTCTGTAATAAAATTtctatttgatattttgtgttaggctccagcatgcccccgcgaccctaatgaggacgaagcggtatagaaaatggatggatggatggatggatattttgtgTACGGGGAGAGAAAACCGATTTGTGTAGCTCCTGATATTTTCCCCTAgggggcggcagtggctcaggaggtagagcaggtcgtccagaaaggTCCACACTCCCAGGCACTGGCACCCAGGAACTTTCTTGCCTTCTCGTGGCCCTAACTTGAGACTGTGTTCAGACTGTTGTGTTGTACAACACATGTGGACATGTGGATCAAGCCTAGATGGAGACAACCTTATGAAAGTCAAGGGGAAAAGCTATAAAATGCTCCGCCTCGTGAACACTGATGGAAACCAGATGGAGACGTCGCATGAGTCACGATACCGAATCAATCTTCCTCTTGGAAACTCCCTGCTGAGATCACCACTATGAAAGGTGACGAACATGATGCGAGACTCCCCACACAATCACAATGTATGCGACTTCCTGTCAGTGCCCTTGACTGGATTACGCACGTGGCCTCAATCAACGTGGACATACATCACACAAGGACCATTTTAAGATGGAAACATTTGAAGAAGCCGAATATGACATGTATTAAACAGCAATCTGCATGTATGAGAATACAGTCCAGTGTTTCCTTGTTTATGGCAGGggatgggttcccaaaatagcccacaataagtgaaatccgcgaagtagccgactttatttttaaaaaaataattattacatatgttttaaggctggaaAACCcgtcacacatacacataatacaCAAAGAGACTAGCAATGGACAATGTTATCTCACTGCCGAGCTAAAATGTAAGTGGTATGacattaattacaaaaaaagtctgaaaaagccATCATTACGTTTCTGGTATTtatatttccaaatatttaaatgagTGTCAAATTAAGAGTGAAGTCGTAGGCTAAACACACTATTTTTAATGTAGTTTTACATCGTGTTCAGAGGCATTACTGTGCGTGTTTGGGAACAACAAGCCAATCTTTGTGCTGTGAAAGATGAGCTCATCTTTTTGTTTGTCTGACAAAACAAAACCTCCGTGCCGAGCTGCAACACGCTGACACATCTCTGTCCTTCATCGCCGCTGCACCGCCGACTCAGAGGACGCTCGGACGGCGGCTGTAGCGTACGTCCGCACCACCAAAGCAGCAACCAATGTCCCTAAAGACTTTCCTTTTGTATTCTTTATTAAGACTTCATTCAAGTAATGTGTAACTACAgattagggcaggggtgtccaaagtttttccagcgagggcgacatactgaaaaatgaaaggatgcaagggccactttgatattactTAATGCATATGTTAAGAaggtatatatatttcaagaaaaaactgcatctcagctttgtgatatactgtaggtgaaaaagtatgaacttcggtctttgctcttttttttttcaaatatttcagctttcttcttaaataatctttgtaaattttcctctcgtgatattaggactttattcccataatattttgactttattcccataatattataactttttccccaaccaaatgtcccaaaaatgacagctttattttattttgtttgtttctcgtaatattacaacttttaaacaaaaaaggttttcctttttttcctcagatttcaactctttgctaataaaatgacattatttttcctcataataatatgaatacattcacgtaaaattgcgactttttttctagttagaatacacttttttcctctttcaatttttttgacttttaaaattgTTGCTCCAACGCAAGACAGACGCCACAGGATAGACAAAATAATCAAACACAAAATGAGAAGCAGGGGTGTTGGAACATGAACAGAAAACAgcacaggcaaaacaggaagaactACAAAATAAGACCATAAAGGCAGaaaagtgaaacaaaacaaactgacTCGCAGACTAAaagacagaacatgacagtacccccccttATGGACGGATTCCAGACGTTCAAAAGTTCAAAGACAAAAGAGGAGTGGGTTGTGGGAGGACAGGTGGTGGGTCACCCCTGGTGGGGTCCTGCTGGCTGTGCTGGGCATGTCAGACATGTCTTCCCGGGAGATGGTCGTGTCATCGAGACACCCCTAGGTGACTGAGCAAGGGGAACTTGAAGTCGGATGGCCACAGGTCATGCGTCATTGCCACAGGAAAACTGGtgagcatctttttttttatgttattgtgaCGGCCATCTCTACAATGTCATGGTCACATGGTCTACAATGACCAATCTATAATTTTCTGTTGTGAGGCAATTCTTTCTGCATTTTCATGAGCATGTGAAGTTCCAACGATATGTTAACTttggttttagtataaatttTGTGAGTCTTTGATGTTGGTCGCTACAAAGGCCAGAGTGTTCAAATTCAGCTCGAATCGACGAGAGAGACAGGTTTAGCAGCCATctttctctgcattttttggGTTGTTTCTGGAAATATTTTTccctttatgatggactatcttagtcaTAAGGTTTCCCGAAGTTCCTATTTGAATGATCTTCACATGCGACAACAGCGCGTAGATGAGGCATTTTCGCTTTGACTTCACTTGACATCTAGCTACGGATACGCTTGTGTGACCCGCCAGCACTTCGCCCCGTGACAACTGCAATTACATGTGACGTCACATGCAACCCAGAAAAAAGTGTCAATAAAAcaaactgaaagaaaaaatctgaaaatttgCAGGGTCACAATTGCCGAATCATGACTATACCAGGGTAGACTGATATCGCAAGGTGTGTGTCTCATAATATCTAACGTAAAAAAGTAActccacatttcagaaaaagaacatcatgccaacagtaaaatatggtggtggtagtgtgatggtctggggctgttttgctgcttcaggacccggaagacttgctgtgataaatggaagcatgaattctgctgaaggagaatgtccggccatctgttggtgacctcaagctgaaaccagcttgggttctgcagcaggacaatgatcctaaacacaccagcaagtccacctctgaatggctgaagactttggagtggcctagtccaagtcttgacctgaatcctattgagatgctgtggcatgactttaaaaaggcgcttcatgctggaaaaccctccaatgtggctgaatgacaacaattctgcaaagttgagtgggccagaattcctccacagcgctgtaagagactcgttgcaagttatcgcaaacacttgattgcagttgttgctgctaagggtggcccaaccagttattaggtttagggggaagtcactttttcacacagggccatgcagctttggattttttttctcccttaataataaaaagtttcatttaaaaactgcattttgtgttcagttgtgttgtcattgactaatatttaaatttgtttgatgatctgaaacatttaagtgtgacaaacatgcaaaaaaatcaggaagggggcaaacacttttttacaccactcaGTTGTGAAGTTTTATATTGAAATCAGGTATAATTTAGCTGTCTTTTGTTGATTAAACGAATGGAGGACGcacaaaatatctgaacgtgcgttgaATTGCTCTAATTACGTacgtggggtgcacgtgtggcgcacgacacacGTAGGAGTTCCCAAGTGCGACGTAAgacaaaaattgacatttttccccaaacctGACATCAGCAAAACGTACAAAACACACACGAtggccgtacggacgacgcaTGAAGACGTGCAATGTGTGtacgtttgtcttgcaacctgaagaAAAACCTAAGCGCCAGTAgattttgtttgacatgacaaagaacctcccCGGCTTGAAAATGCATGTCACACGCGTGACCTCTATGTGTTTCTTGTGGTTTTATTGCATGTAGACCGGCCGTAGGGGCCCGTACGGCTgattgtgacctaggcttagcTCAAATGCACTTTCCAAACAAGTGTTCCCTGCAAAGTGAAGCCTGGCATcatcatattgttgttgcagctcaGCAAACAGACTGCTCGGACGTGTTGATCTGCTCAAGTCAGCtcaaattacatttgttttggAAGCAACAGCACGACAAGTAGCCAAGTAATTACACCTCACGCCCCCGCAAAAGGACCAGGTGATTAGCATTTCAATTCTTCAGCAACGTGACGAAAAACAGCATGTTGCAAAGGAGAGATTTATGATCACAGTGGCGTGAAGAGACTTTTATTAGAAGAAGCTGTGGCGAGAAAAGAAAGTCTTGTCCGATCTTGTTCAGCCAGTTGTTGTTGGCAGTGATTACGCAACAAGCTCATTAACCTAATATCATGTCAAACTAACACGTTTTGTCATGACCCTCTTTCAACTGTGTCTGCTGGGCGTGAGCAAAAAGAACCATAAGTTGCATTGTATTTGCATGCAAAACAAGataagttctttgagaataatgggAGGTACAATTTCATACAACTTGCATGtgaggagacaaatcaatacaatcTGAACAGACAGCCTCTAGAGAAAACGTCTACAGAGAAAGATGTTGCTCTATGTGCAAAtgcaagggaggggatcatctAAAATGAGAGGCTAAAACTACCTTTAAACATCCAAGGCTGTTGATTCTGAGCTTGGGAAGGACATGTTCTGGAGACGAGAGGCCTGTAGACTTGACCAGGTCACATAGGTAAtattatccgggtccgggtcacggggcaGCAGTCtaaggaagtccagacttcccggtccccagccacctcttccagttccaccagaaGGGCACCAGGGCGTTCCCAGACccatgactgagctcctcaccctccctatctcttagggtgagtccagccaccctacggaggaaacagacgcttgtatccgcaatcatcttcttttggtcacgacccaaagctcatgaccacaggtgagggtgggaacgtagatgggggggtaaattgagagctttgccttccggcccagctctttcttcaccacgacggtccggcacagcgaccgcattacagcagacgctgcaccgatccgcctgttgacctcacgctccaaccttccctcaatcgtgaacaagaccctgagatacttgaactccttcacctggggcaggacctcattcccaagccggagggagcaatccacccttttccgactgagaaccatggcctcggatttggaggtgctgagtctcatcccagaagcttctcACTCAGATGTAAACCGTCCCaataaacgctgaaggtcacagcccgatgaagccatcaggaccacatcgtcttcaaatagcagagacgagatcttaaggcccccgaactggacccTCTCGACACCTTGCCTGTGCctcgaaattctgtccatgaaaattatgaacagaatcggtgacaaagggcagccttggtggaggccaacgttcaccggaaacaggctgaACTTACTGCTgccaatgccaaccaggctcctgctccggttgtacaaggaccgaatggcacgtagtagcgtgccaccaatcctGTACCCCCGGAGCACCCCACACAGCACAGCACACCGCAaaggacacggtcaaatgccttttccaagtctacaaagcacatgtagaccggttgggcaaactcccatgtaccctccagtacccttgcaagggtgtagagcaggtcgaaaaccacattgcacctcctgtagccgaggttggaCGAACGGCCAGACcctgctctccagcaccctggaatagactttcccagggaggctgaggagtgtgatccccctatagttggaacacaccctccggccACCTTTCTTGAATTAATGTGGCTCACGGCAGAAATACATCATTTATGCATGCTAGTGCATAATTATAACTAAAAGTCAAATCTAacggacacaaaacattttataattgCAATGACAAAccatattttaataaaataggAAACaactaagaaaaaaatgtgcaaaccaAAAATTCAGACTAAAGTTGCACTGAAAAAAGATTTCCATTCACGCTTGTGATGCTATCCCAGAGGGTTACTAATAGGGATGTCTGGCTGATGTTGGCTTAAAAACACGATATTTCATCATGTCGATATCGCttttttctgccga is drawn from Dunckerocampus dactyliophorus isolate RoL2022-P2 chromosome 12, RoL_Ddac_1.1, whole genome shotgun sequence and contains these coding sequences:
- the mmp13b gene encoding collagenase 3; amino-acid sequence: MQKFFNLKVTGSLDDNTLDLMTQARCGVPDVGEYNHFPRHLKWKSSKVTFRITNYTPDLRKSDVDRAIRAALNVWSDVTPLTFQKLYRGNADIMISFGRKEHGDYNPFDGPNGLLAHAYPPGDGIGGDTHFDEDEHWTKDSSAYNLFIVAAHELGHALGMSHSTDPGALMYPIYAYATGYPLAEDDIDGIQALYGPNPNHRKVKPKPDAPKKCDPSLSFDAATELRGETFIFKDKFYWRLHPQMHEPELTLIKSTWPSIPNKVDAAYEDPEKDRVLIFSGIRMWALNGYNVVKGYPKYIHTLGLPKSVRKVDAAVHIRDTGKTLLFHDEDYWSYDEASGTMDSGYPRSIEKDFPGMDDEVDAAVYHYGHLYFFHEHVQYEYSYAARKVIRILTTNSILGC